A window of the Hevea brasiliensis isolate MT/VB/25A 57/8 chromosome 6, ASM3005281v1, whole genome shotgun sequence genome harbors these coding sequences:
- the LOC110651493 gene encoding protein TOPLESS isoform X2 yields the protein MSSLSRELVFLILQFLDEEKFKETVHKLEQESGFFFNMKYFEDEVHSGNWDEVEKYLSGFTKVDDNRYSMKIFFEIRKQKYLEALDKHDRSKAVDILVKDLKVFATFNEELFKEITQLLTLENFRENEQLSKYGDTKSARAIMLVELKKLIEANPLFRDKLQFPNLKNSRLRTLINQSLNWQHQLCKNPRPNPDIKTLFVDHSCGQPNGARAPSPANNPLLGSLPKAGGFPPLGAHGPFQPTAPVPAPLAGWMSNPSTVTHPAVSGGGAIGLGAPSIPAALKHPRTPPTNPSVDYPSGDSDHVAKRTRPMGISDEVNLPVNVLPVSFPGHGHGQTFNAPDDLPKTVARSLNQGSSPMSMDFHPVQQTLLLVGTNVGDVGLWEVGSRERLVLRNFKVWDLSTCSMPLQAALGKDPVVSVNRVIWSPDGSLFGVAYSRHIVQIYSYHGGDDVRQHLEIDAHVGGVNDLAFSNPNKQLCVITCGDDKTIKVWDAATGTKQYTFEGHEAPVYSVCPHYKENIQFIFSTALDGKIKAWLYDNLGSRVDYEAPGRWCTTMAYSADGTRLFSCGTSKEGESHIVEWNESEGNVKRSYLGFRKRSLGVVQFDTTKNRFLAAGDDFSIKFWDMDNVQLLTSIDADGGLPASPRIRFNKDGTLLAVSANENGIKILANSDGLRLLRSFENLSYDASRASETVTKPIISPISAAAAAAAAAATSAGLADRNASMVTIPGMNGDARNMGDVKPRINEESNDKSKIWKLTEINEPSQCRSLRLPENLRVNKISRLIYTNSGNAILALASNAIHLLWKWQRSDRNSTGKATANVSPQLWQPSSGILMTNDITDTNPEEAVPCFALSKNDSYVMSASGGKISLFNMMTFKTMTTFMPPPPAATFLAFHPQDNNIIAIGMDDSTIQIYNVRVDEVKSKLKGHSKRITGLAFSHVLNVLVSSGADAQLCVWNSDGWEKQKTRFLQVPPGRTTTGQSDTRVQFHQDQIQFLVVHETQLAIYEATKLECPCPKQWVTPESSAPISHATFSCDSQLVYASFLDATVRVFSAQNLRLRCRINPSSYLPANVSSNVHPLVIAAHPQESNQFALGLSDGGVHVFEPLESEGKWGVPPPAENGSASSAAPPVGPSGSDQAQR from the exons ATGTCCTCTCTCAGTAGAGAGCTTGTGTTCTTGATCCTGCAGTTTCTTGATGAGGAAAAGTTCAAAGAGACTGTTCACAA GCTTGAACAGGAATCTGGGTTTTTCTTTAATATGAAGTATTTTGAGGATGAGGTGCACAGTGGTAATTGGGATGAGGTGGAGAAGTATCTCTCTGGTTTCACAAAAGTCGATGATAATCGATACTCAATGAAAATCTTTTTCGAGATTAGGAAGCAAAAGTATCTTGAAGCATTGGATAA gcatGATCGTTCCAAGGCAGTGGATATATTGGTAAAGGATTTGAAAGTGTTTGCCACATTCAATGAGGAGCTTTTCAAGGAAATCACTCAGCTATTGACGTTGGAGAATTTCAG GGAGAATGAGCAACTATCCAAATACGGAGACACAAAGTCTGCAAGAGCAATTATGTTGGTGGAGCTCAAGAAGCTTATTGAGGCAAACCCCCTGTTTCGCGATAAATTGCAGTTTCCTAACCTTAAAAATTCAAGGCTGCGGACTCTCATTAACCAAAG CTTGAATTGGCAACATCAACTTTGTAAAAATCCAAGGCCAAATCCAGACATTAAAACTCTCTTTGTGGACCATTCATGTGGGCAACCAAATGGTGCTCGGGCTCCATCACCTGCAAACAATCCACTGCTTGGATCCTTACCAAAAGCTGGAGGGTTTCCTCCTCTTGGTGCACATGGG cCATTCCAACCTACAGCACCTGTTCCAGCGCCTCTTGCAGGTTGGATGTCTAATCCTTCCACTGTAACTCATCCAGCAGTTTCTGGAGGAGGAGCCATTGGCCTTGGTGCTCCATCAATCCCAG CTGCTCTGAAGCATCCAAGGACTCCTCCAACTAACCCTTCTGTCGACTATCCATCTGGAGATTCTGATCATGTTGCAAAACGAACAAGGCCTATGGGCATTTCTGATGAG GTCAATTTGCCGGTTAATGTGTTGCCAGTATCATTTCCAGGACATGGTCATGGTCAGACTTTTAATGCCCCAGATGACTTGCCAAAGACTGTTGCTAGGTCTTTGAATCAGGGATCATCTCCTATGAGCATGGATTTCCATCCTGTTCAACAGACTCTTCTTCTAG TTGGTACCAATGTGGGTGATGTTGGGCTGTGGGAAGTTGGTTCTAGGGAACGACTGGTGTTAAGAAACTTCAAAGTTTGGGATCTTAGTACTTGTTCAATGCCTCTGCAG GCGGCTCTAGGGAAAGATCCTGTTGTGTCTGTGAACCGTGTGATTTGGAGTCCTGATGGTTCCTTATTTG GAGTTGCATACTCGAGGCACATTGTACAAATATATTCTTACCATGGTGGTGATGATGTAAGGCAGCACTTGGAG ATTGATGCTCATGTTGGCGGAGTAAATGATCTTGCATTCTCCAACCCTAATAAGCAACTTTGTGTAATAACTTGTGGTGATGACAAGACCATCAAG GTATGGGATGCTGCTACTGGTACAAAACAGTATACTTTTGAAGGACATGAGGCTCCTGTTTATTCTGTCTGCCCTCACTATAAGGAAAACATTCAG TTTATTTTTTCAACTGCATTGGATGGGAAGATAAAGGCATGGTTGTATGACAATTTGGGATCTCGAGTTGATTATGAGGCTCCTGGTCGCTGGTGCACAACCATGGCTTACAGTGCTGATGGTACAAG GCTTTTTTCATGTGGGACAAGTAAAGAGGGGGAGTCGCATATTGTTGAGTGGAATGAAAGTGAAGGTAATGTGAAAAGGAGCTATCTAGGTTTCCGCAAACGTTCTTTGGGTGTTGTGCAATTTGATACAACAAAGAACCGGTTTTTGGCTGCTGGTGATGATTTTTCTATCAAGTTCTGGGATATGGACAATGTTCAACTTTTGACGTCAATTGATGCTGATGGAGGCCTTCCA GCAAGTCCACGTATCCGCTTCaacaaagatggcactctcttGGCAGTTTCTGCCAATGAGAATGGTATTAAAATATTGGCAAATTCCGATGGTCTTAGATTGTTGCGGTCATTTGAGAATCTCTCTTATGATGCCTCACGAGCATCTGAAACAGTTACGAAG CCTATAATTAGCCCAATCTCAGCAGCAGCGGCAGCAGCAGCAGCTGCTGCAACTAGTGCTGGACTTGCAGATAGAAATGCTTCTATGGTTACTATTCCTGGAATG AATGGCGATGCTCGGAACATGGGAGATGTGAAACCTAGAATAAATGAAGAATCCAATGACAAATCGAAGATATGGAAGCTCACTGAAATTAATGAACCATCTCAATGTCGATCCTTAAGGCTTCCTGAAAACTTGAGAGTGAACAAG ATATCAAGGTTAATTTATACAAATTCAGGTAATGCCATTTTGGCATTAGCATCAAATGCAATTCATCTTCTATGGAAGTGGCAACGAAGTGACCGTAATTCAACTGGCAAG GCAACTGCCAATGTGTCCCCTCAATTATGGCAACCATCAAGTGGCATTCTGATGACCAATGACATTACTGACACTAACCCTGAAGAGGCTGTCCCATGCTTTGCTTTGTCCAAAAATGATTCTTATGTTATGTCAGCATCTGGAGGAAAGATTTCCCTTTTCAATATGATGACATTTAAG ACAATGACAACTTTCATGCCACCACCACCTGCAGCAACATTTCTTGCTTTTCATCCTCAAGATAATAATATTATTGCTATTGGCATGGATGATTCCACAATTCAGATCTATAATGTTCGTGTAGATGAG GTCAAGAGTAAGCTCAAAGGCCACTCTAAAAGAATAACGGGCCTTGCCTTCTCCCATGTTCTGAATGTGCTAGTTTCATCGGGAGCAGATGCTCAA CTTTGTGTATGGAACTCTGATGGATGGGAAAAGCAGAAGACAAGATTCTTGCAAGTTCCACCTGGGAGGACAACAACTGGACAATCAGACACACGTGTACAATTTCATCAGGACCAGATACAATTTCTGGTTGTACATGAGACTCAGCTTGCAATATATGAAGCAACTAAACTAGAGTGTCCATGTCCAAAGCAG TGGGTCACACCTGAATCTTCCGCACCAATCTCTCATGCAACATTCTCATGTGATAGTCAGCTGGTATATGCTAGCTTCTTAGATGCAACAGTCCGTGTGTTTAGTGCTCAAAATTTGAGACTACGTTGTCGCATCAATCCTTCCTCTTATCTTCCTGCTAATGTCAG TTCTAATGTCCACCCACTTGTGATTGCTGCACATCCACAAGAATCAAATCAGTTTGCATTGGGACTATCTGATGGTGGGGTTCATGTCTTTGAACCCCTTGAATCTGAAGGCAAATGGGGAGTGCCGCCTCCTGCTGAGAATGGGTCAGCAAGCAGTGCTGCTCCTCCTGTTGGACCTTCAGGTTCAGACCAAGCCCAGAGATGA
- the LOC110651493 gene encoding protein TOPLESS isoform X1, whose translation MSSLSRELVFLILQFLDEEKFKETVHKLEQESGFFFNMKYFEDEVHSGNWDEVEKYLSGFTKVDDNRYSMKIFFEIRKQKYLEALDKHDRSKAVDILVKDLKVFATFNEELFKEITQLLTLENFRENEQLSKYGDTKSARAIMLVELKKLIEANPLFRDKLQFPNLKNSRLRTLINQSLNWQHQLCKNPRPNPDIKTLFVDHSCGQPNGARAPSPANNPLLGSLPKAGGFPPLGAHGPFQPTAPVPAPLAGWMSNPSTVTHPAVSGGGAIGLGAPSIPAALKHPRTPPTNPSVDYPSGDSDHVAKRTRPMGISDEVNLPVNVLPVSFPGHGHGQTFNAPDDLPKTVARSLNQGSSPMSMDFHPVQQTLLLVGTNVGDVGLWEVGSRERLVLRNFKVWDLSTCSMPLQAALGKDPVVSVNRVIWSPDGSLFGVAYSRHIVQIYSYHGGDDVRQHLEIDAHVGGVNDLAFSNPNKQLCVITCGDDKTIKVWDAATGTKQYTFEGHEAPVYSVCPHYKENIQFIFSTALDGKIKAWLYDNLGSRVDYEAPGRWCTTMAYSADGTRLFSCGTSKEGESHIVEWNESEGNVKRSYLGFRKRSLGVVQFDTTKNRFLAAGDDFSIKFWDMDNVQLLTSIDADGGLPASPRIRFNKDGTLLAVSANENGIKILANSDGLRLLRSFENLSYDASRASETVTKPIISPISAAAAAAAAAATSAGLADRNASMVTIPGMNGDARNMGDVKPRINEESNDKSKIWKLTEINEPSQCRSLRLPENLRVNKISRLIYTNSGNAILALASNAIHLLWKWQRSDRNSTGKATANVSPQLWQPSSGILMTNDITDTNPEEAVPCFALSKNDSYVMSASGGKISLFNMMTFKTMTTFMPPPPAATFLAFHPQDNNIIAIGMDDSTIQIYNVRVDEVKSKLKGHSKRITGLAFSHVLNVLVSSGADAQLCVWNSDGWEKQKTRFLQVPPGRTTTGQSDTRVQFHQDQIQFLVVHETQLAIYEATKLECPCPKQWVTPESSAPISHATFSCDSQLVYASFLDATVRVFSAQNLRLRCRINPSSYLPANVSSSNVHPLVIAAHPQESNQFALGLSDGGVHVFEPLESEGKWGVPPPAENGSASSAAPPVGPSGSDQAQR comes from the exons ATGTCCTCTCTCAGTAGAGAGCTTGTGTTCTTGATCCTGCAGTTTCTTGATGAGGAAAAGTTCAAAGAGACTGTTCACAA GCTTGAACAGGAATCTGGGTTTTTCTTTAATATGAAGTATTTTGAGGATGAGGTGCACAGTGGTAATTGGGATGAGGTGGAGAAGTATCTCTCTGGTTTCACAAAAGTCGATGATAATCGATACTCAATGAAAATCTTTTTCGAGATTAGGAAGCAAAAGTATCTTGAAGCATTGGATAA gcatGATCGTTCCAAGGCAGTGGATATATTGGTAAAGGATTTGAAAGTGTTTGCCACATTCAATGAGGAGCTTTTCAAGGAAATCACTCAGCTATTGACGTTGGAGAATTTCAG GGAGAATGAGCAACTATCCAAATACGGAGACACAAAGTCTGCAAGAGCAATTATGTTGGTGGAGCTCAAGAAGCTTATTGAGGCAAACCCCCTGTTTCGCGATAAATTGCAGTTTCCTAACCTTAAAAATTCAAGGCTGCGGACTCTCATTAACCAAAG CTTGAATTGGCAACATCAACTTTGTAAAAATCCAAGGCCAAATCCAGACATTAAAACTCTCTTTGTGGACCATTCATGTGGGCAACCAAATGGTGCTCGGGCTCCATCACCTGCAAACAATCCACTGCTTGGATCCTTACCAAAAGCTGGAGGGTTTCCTCCTCTTGGTGCACATGGG cCATTCCAACCTACAGCACCTGTTCCAGCGCCTCTTGCAGGTTGGATGTCTAATCCTTCCACTGTAACTCATCCAGCAGTTTCTGGAGGAGGAGCCATTGGCCTTGGTGCTCCATCAATCCCAG CTGCTCTGAAGCATCCAAGGACTCCTCCAACTAACCCTTCTGTCGACTATCCATCTGGAGATTCTGATCATGTTGCAAAACGAACAAGGCCTATGGGCATTTCTGATGAG GTCAATTTGCCGGTTAATGTGTTGCCAGTATCATTTCCAGGACATGGTCATGGTCAGACTTTTAATGCCCCAGATGACTTGCCAAAGACTGTTGCTAGGTCTTTGAATCAGGGATCATCTCCTATGAGCATGGATTTCCATCCTGTTCAACAGACTCTTCTTCTAG TTGGTACCAATGTGGGTGATGTTGGGCTGTGGGAAGTTGGTTCTAGGGAACGACTGGTGTTAAGAAACTTCAAAGTTTGGGATCTTAGTACTTGTTCAATGCCTCTGCAG GCGGCTCTAGGGAAAGATCCTGTTGTGTCTGTGAACCGTGTGATTTGGAGTCCTGATGGTTCCTTATTTG GAGTTGCATACTCGAGGCACATTGTACAAATATATTCTTACCATGGTGGTGATGATGTAAGGCAGCACTTGGAG ATTGATGCTCATGTTGGCGGAGTAAATGATCTTGCATTCTCCAACCCTAATAAGCAACTTTGTGTAATAACTTGTGGTGATGACAAGACCATCAAG GTATGGGATGCTGCTACTGGTACAAAACAGTATACTTTTGAAGGACATGAGGCTCCTGTTTATTCTGTCTGCCCTCACTATAAGGAAAACATTCAG TTTATTTTTTCAACTGCATTGGATGGGAAGATAAAGGCATGGTTGTATGACAATTTGGGATCTCGAGTTGATTATGAGGCTCCTGGTCGCTGGTGCACAACCATGGCTTACAGTGCTGATGGTACAAG GCTTTTTTCATGTGGGACAAGTAAAGAGGGGGAGTCGCATATTGTTGAGTGGAATGAAAGTGAAGGTAATGTGAAAAGGAGCTATCTAGGTTTCCGCAAACGTTCTTTGGGTGTTGTGCAATTTGATACAACAAAGAACCGGTTTTTGGCTGCTGGTGATGATTTTTCTATCAAGTTCTGGGATATGGACAATGTTCAACTTTTGACGTCAATTGATGCTGATGGAGGCCTTCCA GCAAGTCCACGTATCCGCTTCaacaaagatggcactctcttGGCAGTTTCTGCCAATGAGAATGGTATTAAAATATTGGCAAATTCCGATGGTCTTAGATTGTTGCGGTCATTTGAGAATCTCTCTTATGATGCCTCACGAGCATCTGAAACAGTTACGAAG CCTATAATTAGCCCAATCTCAGCAGCAGCGGCAGCAGCAGCAGCTGCTGCAACTAGTGCTGGACTTGCAGATAGAAATGCTTCTATGGTTACTATTCCTGGAATG AATGGCGATGCTCGGAACATGGGAGATGTGAAACCTAGAATAAATGAAGAATCCAATGACAAATCGAAGATATGGAAGCTCACTGAAATTAATGAACCATCTCAATGTCGATCCTTAAGGCTTCCTGAAAACTTGAGAGTGAACAAG ATATCAAGGTTAATTTATACAAATTCAGGTAATGCCATTTTGGCATTAGCATCAAATGCAATTCATCTTCTATGGAAGTGGCAACGAAGTGACCGTAATTCAACTGGCAAG GCAACTGCCAATGTGTCCCCTCAATTATGGCAACCATCAAGTGGCATTCTGATGACCAATGACATTACTGACACTAACCCTGAAGAGGCTGTCCCATGCTTTGCTTTGTCCAAAAATGATTCTTATGTTATGTCAGCATCTGGAGGAAAGATTTCCCTTTTCAATATGATGACATTTAAG ACAATGACAACTTTCATGCCACCACCACCTGCAGCAACATTTCTTGCTTTTCATCCTCAAGATAATAATATTATTGCTATTGGCATGGATGATTCCACAATTCAGATCTATAATGTTCGTGTAGATGAG GTCAAGAGTAAGCTCAAAGGCCACTCTAAAAGAATAACGGGCCTTGCCTTCTCCCATGTTCTGAATGTGCTAGTTTCATCGGGAGCAGATGCTCAA CTTTGTGTATGGAACTCTGATGGATGGGAAAAGCAGAAGACAAGATTCTTGCAAGTTCCACCTGGGAGGACAACAACTGGACAATCAGACACACGTGTACAATTTCATCAGGACCAGATACAATTTCTGGTTGTACATGAGACTCAGCTTGCAATATATGAAGCAACTAAACTAGAGTGTCCATGTCCAAAGCAG TGGGTCACACCTGAATCTTCCGCACCAATCTCTCATGCAACATTCTCATGTGATAGTCAGCTGGTATATGCTAGCTTCTTAGATGCAACAGTCCGTGTGTTTAGTGCTCAAAATTTGAGACTACGTTGTCGCATCAATCCTTCCTCTTATCTTCCTGCTAATGTCAG CAGTTCTAATGTCCACCCACTTGTGATTGCTGCACATCCACAAGAATCAAATCAGTTTGCATTGGGACTATCTGATGGTGGGGTTCATGTCTTTGAACCCCTTGAATCTGAAGGCAAATGGGGAGTGCCGCCTCCTGCTGAGAATGGGTCAGCAAGCAGTGCTGCTCCTCCTGTTGGACCTTCAGGTTCAGACCAAGCCCAGAGATGA